Sequence from the Ziziphus jujuba cultivar Dongzao chromosome 9, ASM3175591v1 genome:
ttgctcgtggagatattgttgtcagcaaggtgagtactcatgataatcctgctgacatgatgaccaaggcacttccagtagccaagtttgagcattgcttgaacttggttggtgtttgttgttgagctttgcctttaggggcttttgtggaagaggatggcaacttttatcgaagattggagttttgtatgtttttcattccttatatggaattcgtgtcaaggtggagattgttagagttagtgacccgaattcttgttgacccgacccgaaaagctcgcggtgcgacccattttgggaaactaattttggagaaaaatttggggctctgtggtggaagcggagatctcgggccgatagggtacggacctgttcaattttacggtttcttctgtactatatatatatatttagttttcggctgtaattagggttacAAGGTATCGCACAATtcggctcaccttttgtaccaatctttcgatattggatttgcttctccctgcccgtggtttttcccgtcaagggtttccacgttaattgtgtgtttgttcttcgctttctttgtttccgttgctatttgtttttctcccaatttcgTAACAGCCCATTCCTGGGGTTGCTCTGCAAATGCAGTGGGAAATCAAATGGTTCgaggtatttatatatatataattcctaTTAATCTGTCTAATTATacattctttttcttccaattccaatttttttttccccccctatgATTGATATGATATCATCTAATTTAAAAAGATATGCGATATGGTCTCTCTTCcatatgaattatttttaaatgggcaatattattaatattgcagTTTGTTAAAGCTTCTATACCAGCTGGCATTACTTTTCGCCGCAACCAAGCCGGTGAGACACCAGAAGAAGTTTTCTCAAAAACCCACGAGGATCTCATGAAAGAAGGCAGAGATTGGCTCATCAAAACCTCTGAATCTTGCTCTGTGGTGGCTGCATTAATTGCTGGCGTGGCTTTTGCCACCTCCGCTGCCATCCCCGGAGGTACTCTGGACACAAGTGGCAAACCCATCTTCGAAACACAACCGGCATTCCAGGTCTTTTCCATCTCATCGCTCCTCGCGCTCTGTTTCTCAGTCACTGCCTTGGTTATGTTCTTGGCCATCATCACGTCCCGATTCCAGGAAAAAGATTTCGATACGAACCTTCCTGTGAAGCTTTTACTGGGCTTCTCATCCCTTTTTGTTTCCATTGCGGCCATGTTGGTGTGTTTTTGCACAGGTCATTTTTTCATGATCGGAGATAAACTCAAATATGCTGCGTATCCGGTCTACGCTTTGGCATGCTTTCCGGTTTCTATTTTTGCTGCGGCTCAGTTTCCACTCTACATCGATCTTTTACGGACTACTTTCAAGAATCCCTTTGAACATTTGAGTCGATACAAAGTATGAGATTCATATTCTACTCACCCATATATAGAGCTCAGGATATCCTGTACGTCATCAGTCTTTTGGTGTCAAAAGATTGCATTTTTTCACATGGACTAAAAATAATCGACAGTCATCACTTAGTAGaatatttccatatatatacatatatatatatatatatatatattgcagctTTATTGCCATTTGAATACGTCCAAGTGATTTGGTTATTGACAGCCCATTTCCACATGTTATTGAACACCTCTActaaataatattatgttatgttaaaGTTTATATCTTTGAAAACAAtgttttttcttaatatttttagCCTCatcctatttaaaataaaataaaatatagggaAGAAGTCCTTTTGTGACAAATTTTCACTTGGATTATTATGTGTTTGCTTCTAAGTTTATActacttaaaataaaattaatattgccATATAAGTAATTAGTTTTATCATttgaattaacaaaatatatatcacatgataaatttaaaaaaaaaattgaatattcaaCTAGAACTTATTTATCTGACAGTTTTATAGGTAATAGCCCAATATTGTTAGCTTGATGAGGTCTGACAATTTTGTAActccatttttatattatagtatTCCAATTTTATATCTATCCAATATCTATATACACACACGCATATATACTTTTATAGTGAAAAAATCAAAACGAAACAACCTAGATATAACAGATGTGatattttggaaagaaaaaaactcaatattattaataataaaaatcagtctttaaatacaatttacatGAGGTCCAGTTACAAGAGATAAATACACAACTTGCTATACACAAAAGTTACACGTAAAATAACATATACATACAACAACAAACATTATTAGGaacaatattttatcactagATGATAAGAGTTCTATCATTCACAAGCAGTATTTTTACATTTCGAAACATACGTATTTTGTCACTTTTTATAGTGCATGTTAAGTAACTAGACTTTGTGAACACTAGAGCAACAGATACTGAAGATACTTGCTGGGAGGAATGCGATAGATTAATcaacaagtaaataaaaagagaagtaGCAACTGCCATTCTCATTTACATATAGTAAACATTTTAATGGAAACCTGGACAAGTTTTGTCCGGAATGGCCTCAGTCTACATGTAACTAGGTGCCTTCTTACATATAATTGGTGCTTGATTGCATGAAAACCGAAGTCTTCCGGACAAAATTTATCTGAATCTTCTAAACGAGAGAATAACCATGTATGCCTGTATATATCTTagaaaatgtatgtatatatatatatggaatattATATGCAATTGGATATATGCATTGCAGTTTGTGAAAGACTATACCGAATGTATCTCTTCGCCGCAACAAGAAGCACGTGATCGCACAAGAAATCTTCTCAAGAACCCATGAGGAACTCATAAAAGAAGGAATCGAGTGGCGATAAAAACCTCGGAATCTTGCTCTGTGGTGGCTGCACTAATTGCCGTTGTCGCTTTGGCCAACCTCGGCCGCCATACCAGGAGGTACTGTGGACACCAGTGgcaaaacaattttcaaaacacGACCGGCTTTTGAAATCTTCTCCATGGCATCTCTGATCGCCCTCTGCTTCTCATGCACTGCCTTGGTCATGTTCCTGGCCATTATAACGTCTCGCTTCCAGGAAAAAGATTTCAATAAAGACCTGCCGGGGAAGCTTTTGCTAGGCTTAACATCCTTCTTCGTCTCCATCGGCTCCatgctgctttttttttgtGCAGGCCACTTTTTAATGGCTGAAGATAGACTTAAATACGAAGTTTTTCCAGTATATGCCCCCACATGTCTTCCCGCTTCTATTCTGCAGCTCAGTTTCCACTCTACTTTGATCTTGTTTGGACTACTTTCAACAATCCTTTTCACCATTTGCaacaatacaattaattaaattgtttagtTTACTTGAGGATGGAAAGCActattgcttcttcttctttttttcttttttttttttttttttaagaaaaaaaaaatttttacgAATAGGTAAATAGTTGTTTGCCTACAGGCACTTGATTAATTATGATGTATATTGTTTTgtatcaaaatttattataaacatCCATGTGTACActtgtctatttttttttttttttttcctaccagcaataataataacaataatgattgTTATTAGTGGACCGAGATCTTCTAGCTCCAATCGTATGTTCCATTGCCTGTCCCTCCAATAAATGCTTGCCATGTCATATAAAAATTCTACGGCTTATTAGTTTCTTTTGCTATTAGTTTCTTCCTTTCATTTCCATTCACCAAAAcgcattttcttttattaaaagatcaaaaaaaaaaaaaaaaaatgccatctTTGTGGgtgctattttatttatttatttattttggtttttttgctaAAAGCCACGATCCTAGTTGAATATGTGACGAGAAATTAAAATATGGATGGATCGTTTGATTTATATCTCATCTGAGCTTGGTTCTAATCCTTCCTCATCCGTTAGATGCCTTAGGGGCTCACCGCCCTCTAGCTGCCTAGACTAAACTTAAGAATGCTAGTTAATTATCGATGCCAGGATCTTCCTTCCTCTAAGTTCTAAGCACACTTCCAGCAAAGGCTAGCCACTAAGCAGCCAATTTCCCCAATAGCCCATCTAGCCTTTTGGATCTATGGTGAATAAAAATGTCCAAACAAGACGTAATAATGaggaaattttcttaaaaagaagaaaaaaagtcaaacaaCTCTCTCATGTTGCCAGTGCTAAATTGAAATCTACCAGATTCACCGTAGGCATTTAGCGCACCAATCCCTTCTTTTCTTATTCGGTTTCAATTGGGGGCCTCGCATTCAACAAGGAAAGTGAAAAGGTTATTGAAATAGAAGACGGAAGAAAGGAACGTTAAGTCAAATAAATAAgggtaaaaaattttgaattacgtGGCAAGTATTCATTAGTAGACAGGCAAGAGAGGATagacgattaaaaaaaaaaaaaaaaaatttaaaacacgtatacataaaaatttatacaatatcaattttacctttatttatttttaacttacGGCCCATGGCCCATCTATCTAAATTCTCAAAGGCCGAAAACTGATTTATCCAGCTTTGAACTTTCCCATTGCTCAGTAGCCATAGCTAGCCAAGGCATCGTAAGtaccaaaaacaagaaagaaagaaatacaaaatcaaacacaggtataataataaaataaaaccaaatacgGGACTGGTTCTTCACATACCAAAAGTACCCCAACCCACATAAATCAAATCGTACCTCTATCTCCATCTCTACTTAGCACATTTGCATTTaacattttttagtttttttcctttttctatttcatGTCGGCTTTATTActggataaaaataaatagggaGTTCGTTGCAAACCAATAGATATAACtgagaaataaaaacaaaagatgaggagaggagattgAAAACCCAATAAATCACATACAGATCACCAAAACTTTGGAATGGAAGAGTATCAGAtctgaaattttcttttatgaaaagCTCTCTCTCCCAATAGGCAATAGAGACGGTGAACAATAAAACAGaagttttaacttttaaaagggATTGAAATTCCAAAGTAAAATTCCGTGCCAAAAGACAGAACCCTGTGGCAATAACgccaccaaaaacaaaatgttagacaaatcaatatattaagaacattaaaaaaaaaaaaaaaatgagtatCCTCTTGTCTCCATGTCCCCCTCTCGATCcaccaattaattaatgaataacaACTCATTTGTATATATGCAAGAATGATTAATTCTCTGTAAGAGAGCCAAATTATTCCTTTCCCCTTCAACCCAAAAGTTCCATATGTTTCCATGCATAGTAATTATTCTTTCTCCCTTAAATAACCTAATATTGATTACATTCCCAAATATTCTGATTTTCATTAACTTTTCACAGGCATCTGATGCAGCATTATTTGCTGAAGGAcaggaataaataattaaaaaaataaatcaaatggaaaagataataaaaaataaaaaataaaaaactaatgatTTCAATATGCTTATATCAATCATTAATCAAAGTCAATATTGCATGTGCTTGCTATCTTCCTgttaagaaaaatcaaaataaaacataaaccttcttctatttttttttttttttttaaggaaagaaTATATGATCGTGAAACACATGTCGAGTTTTCAAAATCCAACAATTGTTATCTACTCTAAGCATAAAACAACTTTGAAGTACGATTTAAGTTTCGTcacatattttaaaagaaagataCGACATcaattaacttttatatataaatcaaagcctctctatctttttctttttttattttttatttttatttatttatttatttattttttttggggaagtaAATAAGGTCATGTATATTTTGAGAACAAAAAATgctaaaaatatcaattacatTCAGCGAGTAATTTGGCAATGGCACCCTGAAAATTAAACTTGAAGGAAATTAAATCAATGACTTAATCAGCAAGCATGCATCCATTCACTAGTTCTAGTCGAACTTCCTCAACAATAAATAGATAGGCTTTCACTCTCACATTGCAAATCTTATGGATTAATGCCAGTATTGGCAGAGGATAGAAGAGAAGGAATAACAATAATGGCAACAACTTCCAATGAGATTGAGAAGAAGGAGGATAGCAGCAGCAACAAAAATCTGTTCACAGTTGCCATGAAAGGTAAATGGATAGAAGTCGAGAATCTTTGTAACGAAGATATCGGACGTCTAAAACAGAAGATCACAAAATCAGGTGCCACAGCACTGCATGTAGCGGTCGGTGAAAATCAAGTTTACACTGTTAAAGAACTTGTAAAGCTGATTACCCAAGAGGAAGGATGGAAAGAAGTTCTTGCAATTCAAAACGACGCAGGCTATACGCCTCTCCATGTGGCAGCATCGACGGGAAATGAAGTTATTTGCCATTTGATGGTGGACGCTGACCTTTCTCTAATCGGTGTTCGGAACAAGAAAGGAGAAACCCCTCTCTTCTTGGCCGCTTTACATGGAAAGTCTAGCATTTTTCTCTACTTAGACTCCGTCTGTTGCCGAAGCGATGGCTATTCCTATGCCAGGAGGAAAGATGGTGACCATTTTTCTGCATGCTGCAATAGCAGGGGAACATCTGGGTACCAACTAATCTTGCACTGTTTAAtttaatctaatttaatttgctatttgttattatatatatatatatatatatagtcctgtTATGATGAACGATTTAATTGTTTGATTCATCTTAGTTaggaaaattatttatatgtatgatCCGCATCTaacattcaattatatataatttgtgatatatataatccaaattaATCACATGTAATCCGCCATTAGCTAGGCGTCCACCAAGCTTGCCCTTTATATATGgcaaatttttggaaaactacATATGATAAGTTGAAAGCACATTAATGTTGAAATACAGAATTGGCATATCAGataattgataaatatgaaGAGTTTGTTGGAGCTGTAAATGAGAAAGGTTATACTCCCCTCCATATTTTGGCCACTAAGCCTGCTGCTTTCCCAAGTGGTAAAAAACTTGGACGGTTGAGCAGATTTATTTATCGCTGTAAGTAATTAATGACTCATGATCTGAATCAATTTGTCTATTTTATATCTAAATTGAAAgataaagttatatttacaaCATTTTGACATTTTCTTTTGAGTATTTGACATCCTTTGGTCACTCAAAGTCAAAACAATTAACCAAactcttcaaaaaaatttagttttctaattacaatacaatattatcaattttgcctttatttttgttaaattacaAACTTATTATGACATTGAAAGATTTgtttgagattaaaaaaaataccatatgaTATTTGATTTCTAGTGtcgtaaaatattttaaattacacAAATATGAAGGGTAATTGgtggttttgaaaaataaccaacACATCAAAAAGTAATGATGGTAATTTGAACCACGGAATGggtaaatgcataaaaattcaaatttaatgagATGAATATGTGTGGCTtttaagaatattattttttttgagatttttttttttaatcaccaaTGATTATTCCCAATTGAGTTATCTCTCTGCCAACTGAGAGATTTAAGagcataataaaatatacatatgaaaACTAGCTAACAAGTATAAATTAAACTTGTGGGGTcgtatattattgtaattttagcCATCTATACACATTATTTGGCAGGCTTTATACAATtaccattttcaatttttacacCTTTATcacttcatcattttttatgattatttgaaaGTTCTATCTGCGGATGAGCTGGAACCCCAGGTGACGAAGAGATCGCTGGAACTCCAGGAGGAGATAAGATTTTACCAaggtaaatttgaatttttatttttttttttggggtgaattaCAAAGTTACATATGGTAGTTGCACATAATCTTTTCAATAGTGCTAGAGTTATATCAAATTTCACACATTAATCTGACGATGACCAagaactaatattttttttaattagaaatgctaataaatagttataaaaggtcatgtccaaaataattagacatATTTTAGTGTGAGAGGCActgtttttccaaaataataataattagaaattcCAATCTCTCACCTTGATaataacaaaaggaaaaaaatattctcAGGCAACAACAAATTAACAGTgctttcacaaaataaataaataaataacagtccAAACATGTGAGAGATCATAGagtaattcatttatttatctatttttggaTGTAACTTCTGgcttttttttgtaaaattaataaaagaaaaatgaggaTCATTTTAACtatataatgtaatttattgtcaaaaaaaatatatataatgtgatCAGAATATATATCCAACAAACTCTTTAAAACCCTTATATTCTATATTTCACAATATCATGCATTATTTTGATAactctttaaattaaaaaaattaaactaaaaaatggGACTTGGCTCTTTATATTTAAAGAGCCAAACAAAAACTCTCTATATAAAtcgtttaatatatttttttattaatctacaattttctatacacaaatataattatatttactaatagtaattatttatttcattttccttaaatactgagggaaaaaaatgaaaaaatgtgaatcataattgtttatggtaaatgcaaaataaaaagtaattataaaaAGTGATATTgaagttgaataaaaaaatattattccttattttttaaaattcttgaaGGTAATCTTTATTTTGAATGTCATGCTCTTTATTTGCATTGTTGGAGATGCTTTTAGAGATGACATTTTTACTCATATTAATTTGATTATCTGTTTGCACAGATGATGTAAAGAGATTCAAGGAATCCGATAATGCAAGCGGTAAACATGGTAAAGCTCAACAATATTTCAACACTTCCAGTACTTTGTTTCGTAACTCTTCCTACTCTTTTtagaatttgatattttattaacatGAAAGTAGTAGAAATTATAATGTACCTTCTGTGCACAGAGATTTCTAAACTCAAGGCACTGACTTCCATGTTTTGCGACTTTATCGATCTTTGTACCGAATCAACATTGAACGTTATTGGACTAGGTAAGGATATAGATGCGCCTTATAagcatttttatattaatataactataaatataacTACATATAAACAATCTGCCTAATTTTACTTTGTTAATTAATGTCTGAGTAGGAACTACATATACAATGATAAAGGGTTACATTGAAGAGATgcgagaaattaaaaaaaagcataaatggAGTGTGGAAATCATGAAAAAGCTCCTAAGTAAGGCTACTATCTATGACTACATAGACATTGCATGTCCAAATTGGGATCCCAAACAAGTACTTGATGAAAATGAAGGTACTGTTGAATTACCACTGATCCTAAAAACTTAAACTAGTAGGATGtggatttattatatatatttatgactaACTAGACAATGCATGTCCAAATCCTAAAAGCTTAACTAGTTGGATGtgagtttattatgtatatttttatgtctaacatttctattttttgtccTCACAAGTATCAACttactttttttaaatgggTGGTAATGTGACGGTGGTAAGATTTGAATCTAGGTTTCTAGAAATTTGAACTCTGATACGTTGAATTACCATTAATCCCAAAAACTTAACTTAGTAGGATGTGGgcttattttgtatatttttatatcaaacAGGTATCCCATTCGAAGCCATTCAAAAAGGTGGTAATTAAAATGCACAATTAGTGCTagtcaatatttatatatatatataaaactcatAATAACCTTTGgctttgataataataatattatatacgtAGTCATCATAGAGAAGGAGGAGGTGAAatctaaaaaaaagtttaacacAGAGGAGGAGGAGGTGATTCGGCTCAAACAGCGGAAATTGGCAGCAAGTGAATCAGTAATATTAGTTGCAGCCAAAAATGGGATAGTAGAAATAGTGAGGGAAATCCTTGAAGAATATCCGGTGGCCATTAATGACAGGGATGCATCTAGGAAGAATATAATAATGTTGGCAGCGGAGAATAGGCATGCGAAGTTATTTAACTTCTGGAGAAGGAAAAATTTCCTGAGAGAAGCACCCTTCGGAAAATAGATGATGAAGGGAACAGTTTTTTGCACCTAGCCGCAATCTATTCTAAAGAAAAACTCTGGCCAATTCCTGGTGCTGCATCACAGATGCAGTGGGAAATCAAATGGTTCGAGGTAACTAATTCtttaatatataacaaaatatcatatatatatatatacacaaatacatATTCTTTGATGGTTAATTACTCGTCAGATATCttgatagaattttttttttgtgcagaTTCACATGTATTCTTTTAGGATAGACGTTGTtttcataatataaataaataaataaataaataaaacgcaTGAATTCACCTCAAAATTTCATTAAGGTGTATATTTTTTGTGTGTTATTTTAACATATTGTGTCCAAACATTTTAGTACGTGAAATACTCCCTGACTGGCGTCTCCTTTCGACTcaacaacaaagaaaagagTGCAGAGGAGATTTTCAACGAAACCCACACAACCCTGGTGAAAGAAGGTGCGGAATGGCTTGTCAAAACCTCAGAGTCGTGCTCCGTTGTGGCGGCTCTTATTGCCGCTGTTGCTTTCGCTACCTCTGCTTCCATCCCAGGCGGTAACGACGAGAAGACTGGCAAACCAAAACTGCAAGAACATACAGCTTTTGAAATTTTCGCCATCTCTTCGTTGGTGGCCCTTTGCTTCTCGGTCACGGCCTTAATCATGTTCTTGGCCATCCTCACATCTCGGTTCCAACAAAGGGATTTCGCCAGAGACCTTCCGGTGAAGCTCTTACTAGGATTAACTTCGCTTTTCGTTTCCATAGGAGCAGTCTTGGTTTCATTTTCATCTGGACATTCTTTGGTGACCGAAGATAAATTCAGATATGCCATCTTTCCCGTGTATGCTGCGACTTGCCTTCCCATTTCCATTTTTGCCGTTGCGCAGTTTCCATTGTATCTTGATCTTCTCCGGACTAATTTCAAGAATCCGTTTGATTAAATACGTGAGCCGCAAGCTCAAACATGCAGAGGACTAAGTTAATTTGTtgccaaacaattttttttttttgggtgaaatttttaccaaataagttaTTTTCTAAGAtgatctccaaaaaaaaaaaaaaaaaaaaaaggttattgtCTAAAGATATGTGTGTTGTGAATTTTGAAACAGAGTTTTATGATTCAATGTTTATGTGCTATGTTGTGATAGTTTCTGATGCTATGTTGTGATAGTTTCTGATGAAATTCATTTTCTACTTCTTCAATATTATCAATATGTAGATAGGACGTGTCTGCAAGGAATtcaattgaaagaaatttgaGTTATTGTATTAGGCAAATAGCTCTGAAAtcttttccagcaagtatagcTTTAATTTGACCATTAGCTAGAAACTGGGCGTTACAGGAgccaaataattcaaaaaaacaatTCAACCTAATCCAAGCAATAAAATACAAGTCCCTTTGGTTATAagactaataatatataaaatcatcCTCTATCCCAAAAACCGTAGCGGATAGGAATAGAACTCAATAATGTAAATCAAACTcattttgaataaaattgttttatattttttaaaataaatgatatttttaaattgaacttttttcttttttcttttttctatagtTGCTAAACAGTTTTTATATTCGGTTAAACAAGCTATATCTTCTCACTTCTCTGGTTCTTCAGTCAAAAAGTACTTGGTTCTCGAAACTTTGATGAGGTGAGCTAAGTATAGCTATGctgtaaataaaaggtaaactGACTTTTACTTTATCAACATCAATATGAATGATTTGGCATTTGATCTGTTTACCatctaaaccttttttttttttttttttgctgtgcTTTCTCTCTAAGTTATTGAATTCAATTGGacatttcaaattaataatggaCAAAACAAGAAAACTTGGCTACAGGTTAACTGAGATAATAAAAGTTGAATTCGAATATTGTCGAGTAACTAAAGGGAGAGGGGAgggggggccaaaaaaaaaaaaaaggcgattGGAACAGAATTTTCAATTATGTAAATCGATTGCAGAACTAAAAGCTCGTGCAAAACGTTGTTCAGGAAAAATCAAGCTAAATGAAACCCTGCTTTGTTATGAAATGATTACAAGGATAATATATGCCTTTATTTCTTTTACACCTCCACAGGATAAGAGAGAATTGAACCCAccccaaaagaaaaaggtaaagaaatgCTGAACATAGAAGTTGTGGACTACTCAAGTGAAAAAAAGAGATAttcagaagggaaaaaaaaaaaaacaaagaaaggaaaagaaagattttGTCATCCTCTCTACATTACTTACTTTTTCTCCatcatttactttatttttgcaTTCTTAAAGAAGTACTGTCTTCTCTTTCCCTTTGTATTATGATTTtagaatatttcttttatatacacgagtaaacaaaatttaaattctagtGTGAAACATGCCGCATGGGAATATTGGGGATATACATAACTTCAAATCCAAGTCTTAGAAAAACACTCCTGGTTTATATAATGAATCtaacatcaaataattaaatagcttttttttttttttttttaggaattttatgttaatagaaattattatgtttgattaattatttggttGTCAATTAATtgggttatttatttgaagtaggaaacaatatttttatagcAGAAGACAACTTTAAGATAAAAAAGTTCCTTACATTTGTAACATGAAGCCTTGTACTGCTTCACCAATAGGTgcaaatcttatttatttatatgactGTTTCTACAATTAAAATATAGAGAGACACTAAAAATAATTGGTTTCATTCATGTACATTTATCTGCATAAAGAGAGAGTGTGTACAAAATTTGTTAATTGTTTATGGGGATTTGAAATGCTGATATTCTCATAAGAAAGTCATTGTAATATGGAAGACATTCGCCATTTACAAAACTGTTCAACACCACTGTGAAGCAAATATTATCTTAAAGCCAAAGAATTAAATTATTGCTTAACTCATATTGAGTTTTCTCTTATCACTTATCTTATGTATATGATgtgttttaatgtttttatgcCTATAGAAATAGAACTATTTAGTAGAAtcctaatattttctaaattttttaaaaatttttccaaTATTTCTGTTTATGAAAGttaatattatttctttaaaatttctgAAAGTTGGCCTATTTGTTAACAAAAGCATCAGCGGTTGTGTTTTCTAGAATTGGAAATTATATGGTATGCAAAGCAGAGTTCACAATGCAACTTTTACAAAGGGGGATTCTGGAAGACGTTTCTAAGGATATCAcaacttttcctttttccatctttttcCTTATCATCTTTGAAAAATAGAACTAGACTATTTGTCACTAGAATGAGTATATGAATTATGAATATAAATAGGAAAAACAGTTAAATCGCAGATATGAGCATCAGTCTCCAACTCTACCAGAAGTAATTTAGAGGGAAacaatagaaagaaagaaacatgcAGGGTTCTACCATGCAAACCAGTTTGAGTTTTGAGTTGGAGAACAGGAAGAAAGAGTTGTTCAAATTGGCGATGAGAGGCGAATGG
This genomic interval carries:
- the LOC107434288 gene encoding ankyrin repeat-containing protein ITN1; protein product: MQWEIKWFEFVKASIPAGITFRRNQAGETPEEVFSKTHEDLMKEGRDWLIKTSESCSVVAALIAGVAFATSAAIPGGTLDTSGKPIFETQPAFQVFSISSLLALCFSVTALVMFLAIITSRFQEKDFDTNLPVKLLLGFSSLFVSIAAMLVCFCTGHFFMIGDKLKYAAYPVYALACFPVSIFAAAQFPLYIDLLRTTFKNPFEHLSRYKV